The Canis lupus dingo isolate Sandy chromosome 18, ASM325472v2, whole genome shotgun sequence genome includes the window gggtgaggcccaggtggggacacagtctccaggtccaggtgaggcaaaactgaggaccagagtcaacaggtccagctgaggcacaagaggggaccagagtcaccaagtccaggtgaggcctagaaGGAGACCATAGgacccaggtccaggtgagccccatgtgggaaccagagccaccaggtcCATTTgcggcccaggtggggaccacagtcaccaggtccaggtgaagcccaggtgtggaccagattcaccaagaccaggtgaggcccaggtggtgaccagtcaccaggtctgggtaaggaacaggtaaggaccagattcaccaggtccgggggaggccccggtggggaccagagtcgccAGGTccgggtgagacccaggtggcaaccacactcagcaggtccaggtgaggccaagctgaggaccagtgtcaccagggccaggtgaggcccagatggggaccagagtcaccatgtccaggtgaggccagaaggacaCCACAGgtaccagctccaggtgaggtccatgtgcaaaccagagtcacccggtccaagtgaggcccaggaggggaccagagtcaccaggtcaaggagCGGCTCAGAAGGggaccagaatcccctggtccaggtgaggcccaggtgtggaacagattaaccaggtcccaatgacaCCCAGATGAAGACCAGAGTGACCAAGTCAAGGTGTGGCCCAGATggtgatcagagtcaccaggttcaggtgaggccaagaaggggACCACGGTGAACCTGATGTGGGAACTagagccaccaggtccaggtgagcccaggtgggaaacagattcaccaggtccgggtgaggcccaggtggggaacacagtcactggatccaggtgaggcacaggtggggaacacagtcaccaggtccaggtaaggccaagcagaggaccagtgtcaccagggccaggtgaggcccagatggggaccggagtcaccaggtacagatgaGGCTAGAAGGAAACAAGGgacacaaggtccaggtgaggtcctggtgggagccagactcaccaggtccaggtgaggccatggtgaagatcagagtcaccagttccgttgaggcccaggtggggccagagtcaccaggtacagaagaggtcaaagtgaggaccagagttacgaggtccaggtgagtcccagtgaggaatagagtaaccatgtcccgatgatgcccaggtagggacagagtcaccaggtccagatgaggccctggtggggagcatattcactaggtccaggtgaggcccagttgaggaccagagtcaccaggtcagggtgaggcccagagggattccagagtcatcatgtccaggtgaggctcaggtgtggaacagagtaaccgggtcccaatgatgcccaggtgaggaccagagtcaccaggtctgggtgaggcctagataggatcagagtcaccagttccaggtgaggcccgaaggagtccacagcagtcaggtccaggtggggcccaggtggggcccaaagtcaccaggactgggtgaggccagatggggaccagatttaccaggtccaggatttagagttagggttagggtttaggctttagggattagggctggagggactccatccctggtctccagggtcacacccgggctgaaggcggcgctcaactgctgggccaccagggccgcccccccaatttctttttttttgtgtgtgtgtgtaagattttattaatttattcatgagaatacacagagaggagagagagagagagagagagaggcagagacacaggcagagggagaagcaggctccacgcagggagcccgacgtgggacttgatcccgggtctccaggatcacgccctggcagaaggcggcgccaaaccgccgagccaccgggTCTGCCCCCCAGTTCCTTAACAGCTGCGCCCGCATACAGTCACCAGGCCTTCTCAAGCTGTGGCTGGACCGCCACGCACGCGGTTTCTTGACTGACTCCCAGAGTATCTAAGCAAGTTTCAATCGCCCACTAGGGAGTGGGCGGGGTCCCTGGGCCACGTTAAGATGCAACTGGCGCGTTCACATCACTCTGAAAATAGCTTTGAAACTGACGAACCGGGATCCTGGGCTGCTCACTCCGCAGGCCTCGGGAGCGGGCGTCAAAGCCAGGTTTTGCGGTCGTCTCGCCTCAGCTGCGACCCGGCGACCACAATTACAGGTGCTCGGTAGGGACCCTTCCGTGCCCGACAACCCGGAAGTGCCTGACCACGCCTACCCACTGCGCCTGCGCGAGGCGCCCCTCCCGCGAGCGAGGAGACTGGCGCTGGGCCTGCCGGGAGGCTCGTCGCGCCTGCGCGGAGGGCCCCTGGCGTGCTGCGTCGTTACTTTTGAAACGAGTGGCGGGGAACTTCCGTTGGAGGCTGTGGCGTCGCCGTCCGCCGGGTAGCAGCGCGCTCCCTCGTCTCTAGGCCTGGCCATGGCGCTGCAGCTCTCCCGGGAGCAAGGCATCACCCTGCGCGGGAGCGCCGAAATCGTGGCCGAGTTCTTCTGTAAGTCCCCCTTGCGCAGGCCAGAGGGCGGGGAGAGCTGAGGCCAGGCCGCCCTGGAGGCCCGGCCCGGCCACGGAGGCGGAGGCGGGGTCGGGGTCGGCTCTCTTTGCTCCAGCGCCCGCCGGGCTGGAGAATCTAATCTAGGAGGAGGCGGATGCAGGCGCCACCCCCGGGCGCCTCGCTCCTggtggagcaggaagcccaggtgCTGCCGAGGCCTGCCTGGCGCTGCGGCCCCTCCACCAGcagccttgctttattttttttttaaatttttttaattaattaattaattaatgatagagagagagagagagaggcagaaacacaggcagagggagaagcaggctccatgcaccgggagcccgacgtgggactcgatcccgggtctccaggatcgcgccctgggccaaaggcaggcgctaaaccgctgcgccaccagggatcccagcagCCTTGCTTTAAACGGCGGATCCGACACGCTTCCCAGCCCGCCCCAGCCCCACGCCTACGCCCACCCCGAGCGGGGTGGGGCCCCAGTATATCTTGAATAGCCCTTCCACCAAGCTTTGATCCCGGTACTGACGGCGATGGACTAGATTTAGGAAACTCTGTCCTGGACCAGGCCATGTTTGTACCCTCTGATGGAATCTGgtaggagaagaggagggaaaagtgaGGGAGAGGCTTGCTTTGGAACATTGGACCGGTTAATCAGTTGCTAATCCAGACGCAAAAGCCTATTTCGACACCCTGTGATCACATAACCTGAATTGGGGCTTGCATTACCGTGAGCTTGTAGTTCTACTTTGACACTAGGTTAATGCAGGTTGGCATTTTTAGTTCCGCATAAACGCAGGTATCGTGTTCTTTTTACTTAGAAGcaacatttttaaggattttcagTGGCACTTTTCACTTACTCTGCTTTCAGCAAGACACCCACAAATGCACGTTTAGGCTTTTTCAGTTTGATACCAGGAATGAAACCGCAGCCACATctaaataggttttattttccaGAGTTGCAAAGTGAAAATGACTTTaacattccttttgttttcagcaTTTGGCATCAACAGCATTTTATATCAGCGTGGCATATATCCATCTGAAACCTTTACCAGAGTGCAGAAATACGGACTCACCTTGCTTGTAACAACTGATCCTGAGCTCATGAAATACCTAAATAATGTAGTGGAACAACTGAAAGGTATTTAATTGTTGAAAACCATTTTGAGTTTTGCAGGCTTTCTTGGACCCGTACTTTCTGGCATCTTGGTGTTCATTTTTCAGCGCTATACAAAGAGGTGTAAAACACTGCAATTTCAAATACAGTGATTCTCAATCGGAAGGAAGCAAATAATAAGTTGAAAGAAAGTCCACTCTTCCCTACCACATTTTGAGTGGGCTAAATACTTTGATGTTAGAAATCTGATCTGGCTTCACAAAACAATCTCTATCAACTCCCTTTGAAGTGATTTTTGCAGTTCGTGTAGCCAGGTGGAACAAGTTGGAATTTTACATAACTATGATGATGTTTATTATTGGAGAGAAATccactatatatttttaacatgataTATTTTCTATAGCTGCCTAGAGTTTAAAACCatcattattttaagataaaatgaaattgaatccaGCCTGGgaactaaacttaaaaaaaaaaaaaaatactactaataGAGTACCCAATAAAGTTTTTTAATGTCTTACTGTCTTCAATTGTCTTTGTTAAAATCCTGCCTGTAAGTTAGCCATTTCTATCTGAACACTCACTGTTTTTTCTTAGCTCAAGAAATTActgaatacttgttgaatgaatacttGTTCtccatctattctttttttccccccatcttttTCTCTACTTAGGATTCTCACTTCTAATTTTTCTGTGTTATAGGATGTTTCTCCCTGGCTCCTCATTTGACCTTCCAAAACTAGTTCCcaaaaaaattacagtaattttttttttaattcctgagtcatatatatattttctgtttcaaggggctttattttttaaattctattaatcatatttttatcatcttcagGGCTAAATCACCCAGGGCTATACTCAGATTACTTAGCCTGAAACATAGAAGTAACTAAGAATCTATGTCACCTTAATTTGATGAAGAAGCAAGCCCTGCCTAAGCTACTGATTTTAGGTTGTCTCCTTTAAGACTACACTGATGACATTTCACCTCAGTTGTATGTGAGTTGTATGTGAATTAAACCTTCCGATTTAATTTGTCCCTTTTAGTTAGAATGGAGGAATTGCTCTTCTTAGAGGCAAATTGTTCGATCTCTTTGAATCCCCATCACTCTAGCCTTCCTAAGGACTTTACCCTAGTTCTTCTCTGGTATTTCTGACTTCTTTGTTTTGAGATATTTTCATTGGTTTCATCTGtcttcagttttaaaagaaaaaaatttccacacACCCCAGATCTTTAAGTGACTACCCAATCTCTTCCTTTTCAGAGCAAAATTGAGAAAAAGCTGATTTTTGTCAAGGGGTCAGCAAGACTGACCGCCCATATCCAGCAAGTGGCCTATTTTTGTACTACCTGCAAACTaagaatattttcagatttttaaaagctagttTTTAAAAGACTACACAAGAGACCTAGGTGGCCCACAAGCCCTAAATATTACAAGATTGTTTTTGTCTCTTGAAAAAAAACAACTGTGTATTCTTGAGTATATTATCCCAAGTTCCAAGATTAATTCAGGGCTCATTATGAGGCCCTCTTATTATAATCTCTAAGATGATTTCTGACACATACATAACTTCACTAACAATCTTTGTGTAGTTGACTCACAAGCATACATCCAACCCAAGTCTTCTCTTTGCTCATATAGTAAGTGGCTCCCTTGATATCCACATGTGGCTATCCTAGTGATACTTGAAAACTAAATGTAAGggggtcctggctggctcagtcagtagagcatgcaactcttgatcttgggttgttAGTtccagctccacattgggtgtggatattacttagaaataaaaccttagggcagcccgggtggctcagcggtttagcgctgccttcagcccagggcatgatcccgaagacctgggatcgagtcccacatcaggctcctgcatggagccagcttctccctctgcctgtgtctctgcctctctctctctctctctctctctctctctctgtctctcatgaataaatacataaaatcttaaaaaaaaatgaagaaaaagaaaacctttaaaaaaaactgtaagcaTCATGTCtcatttccattctctttctctcagtgaACGGATCAACCTTCCAACCAGTGGTATAAACCAGAAAGTTGGGAACTATCCCTgagtatttcctcttccttagtTTCATTAGTATCCAATAAATCTTAACAATTTTAACCACGAAATCTCTGGACTCTACCTATACTTATCTATCTCTACCAATTTATCCTTCTATAAGCCTTCAGTACCTCTTGCTTGAGGTAATCATTTAGCATCCCTAGATCCTCTCTTCCACTCTACTTTCCACACATCGCAGGCAAAAGTATAGTCTGAAATATAAGTTTAATCACATCACACCCTATACAAAGTAATGACTTCCCTGGTTCTTGAAGTATAAGTTCTTTAATTTAGTCCATGTGGCCTTGTGTGGTCTGACCCCTATGTATCTTGTACAAACCGACCTTGTTCATTCTCCCTTTGTATTACCCTTTCAATCCTCTGGTCAGATACTTTTCGCTTTTCAGTATTTAAGACCTGTACATTTTCTGTATCCTTTTGCATATTTAATGGTATTTATTTAGAATTGAAGTCGAGTGAGAATTCCCGGAGTCAGATTTTCCTATATTCTCTCATTGGATCACATACTGTACCTTCTTAGcatttattacaattaaaattttacatttattactgCAGTGATTAGGTTAATGCTCATCTTCTGCAGTTTACCTTGGATTAGAGTATACTGCATGTTCACTACTCTGTCCTTAGCATTCAGTATCTGGTACAGATACTGAGAATTGAAAAACAGGAGCTAGGTTATTATGAGGCAAGTTTTCTGTACAGGTTGGAGGAGTTCCAAAATACCAGTGGTAGGAATTTGCTAAGGATAGAAAGTGAGACCTGGGAAGAGAGTTACTTTGTAATGCAGTGAACCAAAAAAGATGCCTTGTTATGCATTGCAGATTGGTTATACAAGTGTTCAGTTCAGAAACTGGTGGTAGTCATCTCAAATATTGAAAGCGGTGAAGTCCTTGAAAGGTGGCAGTTTGATATTGAGTGCGACAAGACTGCAAAAGATGACAAGTAAGTATGAATTAAATTGCTTCcactttcatagatttttttttcccaaacttgTTTTCTTGAGTAAATGAGTTCTAACTATATTGAAATAGTTTTGTATAAGGTAGTTTGTTTCTAAATATGTTAGATTCGATCTTTCATCTCCCGTGGAGAAGAATTAGACTCACAAACTGTGCTCACAAAAGAGTTGTGCCTATTATGGACTTGTATAGTGTACTTTTAACATAATTGCCCTTAGTCTAAAATCCATAAATTTCAACCTTTAGTATTTATGGTGCTATATGTAAGCTACACATGATATATTAGGTGGGCCATTTAATGAATTGTGTCAAGGTACTTTTAACCGTGAAGTATTATCCTAGACTTTCTACTAGCTTATTTTGCAGCTCTACTGTATTTCATTTAATGCTATGAACTTCCTAAGACACTCTTAACTGAAGTTCTTAGGTCCTCTGGATGGGAAATGTCCCTCATTATATGCTAATTCTTAGCATTGTCCTAGGCATGCTTACCTGTAAACTCAGAACTCTCTCATAATGAAATGTAGTTCCTGAAGCCTTTGGTCTATTTTAGAAAgtgtttaattataaaaataacttgataTAACATCTTATTTGAAGCACTACAGAATTAGACATTTAGGTATTACTAAAAATGCCAAAATGATTATGCCAATTAAAGATCTTAGGTACTACTTGTTATCTTTGTTTTACAATATGCTGAATGTTTCCTGACTTGAAGCACTTGGCAGGTTTTCTAGTCATCTGTTATTTAATGACCTGATACTAAGAAAGTGATACTAAGAAAGTGAGACCTGGGAAGAGACTGGAAGAGCAGTCTTAAATACtggaataataaatgaaattataatcgtttttttaaaaactccttttgAATGCATTACTTAATTTGAGTTTTGAAGCATTTAATCAAACAATCTTACCAGTGTTTTAAATAACTtgttaaaacttaaaatgaatcaaCTCATTTGGTTTCCTCGGTAGCACACCCAGAGAAAAGTCTCAGAAGGCTATCCAGGATGAGATCCGCTCCGTAATCCGACAGATCACAGCTACCGTGACGTTTCTGCCACTGTTGGAAGTCTCTTGTAAGTATTATATGACTTCACGTTGGTTCAGATTTGTTGTGGAAAGACTAAGCTATTACTTTAAGAAcagttttgttgaatttttttcttaattatccaTGTCATGGTATACAAGTGAGAAAAACGTCATGAATCTAAAGTAATGCTGGTTGCATTTTATTTACAAGTgctgaaaagggaaagaatgaaagtTTTCTACAGTATTCCTGaatattttgatgtaatttcttccattttattttctacacatTTCCTTGTATATAATTAAGACTTACAGGTATAACTGTGTCTTTCTTTTCTAGCTTAGTTACTCCTTGATTCATCAGATATACCCTAAATGCCTACTGTATGCCTGACACGGTACTGGGCATTGGGATACAATGGTCACAGAACCaagatgttctctttctctggcttagaTTCATGCTGTCTCATGATTAATTATATACTTTCTGCAAATATCTTTAATGGCTtttctctttgaagaaaaaaaaaagtttttctttttcgaGTTTTTCATTAAGTAAAAAGGAGTACAGTATTTTCTGTACTAAAATTTCCATTGAAGAAAAGCAATTAGCTAATATAACTGATTAGAGATCAAGCTAAACTAGCTTTTCTGACATGATAGGTGGCTCATATgtgagggagacaggaaggaTAGTTGtacctttcaaaaaataattgtaCTTTAATGATCTTATCCCCAATTCAGGTTCATTTGACCTACTGATTTATACAGACAAAGATTTGGTTGTACCTGAAAAATGGGAAGAGTCGGGACCACAGTTTATTACCAATTCTGAGGAAGTCCGTCTTCGTTCATTTACTACTACTATCCACAAAGTAAATAGCATGGTGGCCTATAAAATTCCCACGAATGACTGAGGATGAGATAAGGACAGTGATGTACTTGTAGTTCTCAGATGCAGTTTTCCTGAAACCAAGTCAACTATAGTTGATAAATTTTGTTTCACTGGTTAATTTTTAGACTGGGAAAACTTAACATTATACATCTATTGAACTGTGCataattgttccatttttttgttACCTGTATGACTTTATACAGGGTTGGCATAAATTATTGCATGTTGTTCAAAAGGGAACTAGCAGATCACATCAGCATTGTTGTCAATTCCTTGAAAGTGGTAACTGTAGATGGATAACTTTTGCCATAAAGCTAAATGCCTTCTTAAATCAGACCTTTTGGTCAAGTACTTTGACTCTGGAATATAGGCAGGGagatattaaatgtaaaatacagtaaaagaaGTCTGAATATTGAGAGTCTTTGTTTAGATTCTGAAATTATCTAATGATAATCTGCAAGTAATGAAAAATTGCTCATAATAGGTctctgccatttattttatttgtatattttccatattgaaaacatttccaattatttgattttaatttgttgTAGAACTCGAACCTACAAAGCTATGTATATTGCCACTGTTTAAATTCCTGTGATACAgaactcttaaattttttttatgttttataaaatcaaGCTTTAAATCATGgtgaaataaagttaaatatgtatgtttaaaatttgtcttaaaatatgtttatattggTGTGGTATTAACACATACAATAGAATGGATTCAGTATAGCAAATAATATCTTGTGCCTACCAAGGCCTAAAGATACAAACTTGAATAAATCTGGAGGTACTTTCAATTTAGTGGACAAGCTTTGATTATATCCCTTTAATCTTATAACCTTAGACTTAAAATAAGCATCATTCTctgtataaaataatacatgtcaTTTGGAATTAATTGATTTTAGCATATAGTGCACTGTAGAACTTTTCTATGCTCTTATCCTTATTGCCAGGCTAGCTTATTTTTTAAGGATCAGTTTAAGGCAAACTTCTGAA containing:
- the MAD2L1 gene encoding mitotic spindle assembly checkpoint protein MAD2A, with protein sequence MALQLSREQGITLRGSAEIVAEFFSFGINSILYQRGIYPSETFTRVQKYGLTLLVTTDPELMKYLNNVVEQLKDWLYKCSVQKLVVVISNIESGEVLERWQFDIECDKTAKDDNTPREKSQKAIQDEIRSVIRQITATVTFLPLLEVSCSFDLLIYTDKDLVVPEKWEESGPQFITNSEEVRLRSFTTTIHKVNSMVAYKIPTND